The genomic segment TCAGGACACATCTGGGGATGGGCCAATCGCAGCTCCCAGGTGTATTTTCTCTTCAAGTGTCAAAGATCCCCAAGTGATCCTAACACCCACCCCTTCCTACTCTTACATTCATGCGTCTGTAAGATAGCTGCCTAGAACAGGTCAGTAGTGAAGTtctgatccaaaaaaaaaaaggatacaaaaacAAAGAACATTTGGCCCCTTCAGACCATGAGATACACAAACCACCTGGATGTCCTCCCCCCTCCCACCAGGGCCAGCTACCATGAACACACATCCTTTGCAGAGGCCAGTGCAGCCCAGCTGCTCTCCTGGCTGTCACACCACTGTTGTCTTAACTGTcagtaacaataaaaataaggTACATGCTACAATACACATCCAGCCAGAAGCCTGGTTGGCCCCTAAGCCTTTGTTTCATGCTACAGTACTGAGGGGCATGTGTCCCCAGGTGGGAGCCACCGCACACACCTCAGTGAGCTTCCTAGGGATACACCACGTCACGCCCACCTCGACCTTCCTCCTCTCAAGTGGCTGTTGTCAGTTTTCTAACGACAGGCATCAGTCCCTCAGCTTCTGCCTGCCAATGTCCACCCCAAGAGTTCAACTGTCTCTGCCATGGGGGCAGTGCCGGCCCCCCAGGCCCAAGTTCAACACTCCTCAATGAGCAGCTGCTCGGAGCTGTACAGCTTCTTCTTGATTACTCGGAAGCCGGTGCTCAGCGTCAGGGACTGGCTGAAGCCAGGGACGAAGGGAGAGTTGGCAGAGCTAAACAACCCCTGGATCTTGGGCCAGAGGCGTGAGTCCAGGCGCAGCACGAGGGTCAGCTGGAAGGTGGGCACCAGGCTGGGGTCGAGGGCCAGCTGGCCCACGCTGTGGCAGCTCTTGCCCTGCTCTACGCAGACGTCCAGCAGCGCCCCCCGCAGGCCGCACGGCTCGCTGTAGGACAGGCGCAGTAGTTCTTTGCCCACCTGGCTCACCAGCTGGCCGGGCATCAGCAGGCGCGCGGGGCGCCGCGAGCCCAGCCGTGCCTGGGCCAGGCTCTCCTGCAGCAGCTGCATCAGGTTGGCACACAGATGCTCATCCTCGGGGTCGCTGAGCAGCTCGAAGTCGGGCAGAGACACTCCATCCAGGTATGCAGAGTCTGGAACGGAAAGCACAAAGGGAAGAAGGGGGTAAGAGCAGCTCCAAACGCGGGAGGTGCTGTTTCACTAAGAAACCAGCGCTCCTTCCcactccgtgcctcagtttccgccCCACACTCGTACCCTATTCTCCTATTCCCCTCCTTTGCCCGCCCCCCTCCGCAATCTGGGTTCGGAGAGATAGAAAGCCAAGGTGGCTTTGACTCCTTACAGCGCGGTGCTTTCTCACCTTCCCGGCCCCTCTAGTCGCGTCCGGCCCCCGCCTCTGGCTTACCTTCCTCTGGCCCAAAGCCACTGTTGCTGCTGTCCAGGGACTCGCAGTCCGAGCTCTCCAGGC from the Vicugna pacos chromosome 11, VicPac4, whole genome shotgun sequence genome contains:
- the DDIT4 gene encoding DNA damage-inducible transcript 4 protein encodes the protein MPSLWDRFSSSSSSSSSSLSRTPTPDQPPRSAWGSAAREEGLGRCASLESSDCESLDSSNSGFGPEEDSAYLDGVSLPDFELLSDPEDEHLCANLMQLLQESLAQARLGSRRPARLLMPGQLVSQVGKELLRLSYSEPCGLRGALLDVCVEQGKSCHSVGQLALDPSLVPTFQLTLVLRLDSRLWPKIQGLFSSANSPFVPGFSQSLTLSTGFRVIKKKLYSSEQLLIEEC